In Piscinibacter sp. HJYY11, one genomic interval encodes:
- a CDS encoding HU family DNA-binding protein translates to MNKSELIEHIAKQADISKAAATRALEALIGGVKSTLKKNNSVSLVGFGTFSVSKRAARSGRNPRTGATIKIKAAKVPKFRPGKALKDAVN, encoded by the coding sequence GTGAACAAATCCGAATTGATTGAACACATTGCCAAACAGGCTGACATCTCCAAAGCTGCTGCCACTCGCGCGCTGGAGGCCCTGATCGGCGGTGTGAAATCAACGCTCAAGAAGAACAACAGCGTCTCGCTGGTGGGCTTTGGCACTTTCAGCGTGAGCAAGCGCGCTGCACGCTCCGGCCGCAACCCCCGCACCGGCGCGACCATCAAGATCAAGGCTGCCAAGGTGCCGAAGTTCCGCCCGGGCAAGGCCCTGAAGGATGCGGTCAACTGA
- a CDS encoding DMT family transporter: MPAVFVLIWSTGFIVARYGMPHAPPLTFLSWRYALSVLCFGIWIVLSRAAWPQGAKQWGHLFVTGVLMHAGYLGGVWAAVKAGMGAGTIALLVGLQPVLTALWLSRSQSHGEGTAVSWRQWVGLLLGLLGLLLVVWRKLGAGELSALNLSLAVLALMAITAGTLYQKRFVAPCDVRTANMVQLLAALAVSLPLALLETEPIVLHPHFVGALAWSVLGLTLGGSSLLYLLIQRGAATQVTSLLYLVPPTTAVMAWLLFKEALTLLMLVGMALTALGVWLVARTEGKPEA, from the coding sequence ATGCCCGCGGTGTTCGTGCTGATCTGGAGCACGGGCTTCATCGTCGCGCGCTATGGCATGCCACACGCGCCGCCGCTCACCTTCCTCAGTTGGCGCTATGCGTTGTCGGTGCTGTGCTTCGGCATCTGGATCGTGCTGTCGCGCGCGGCCTGGCCACAGGGTGCGAAGCAGTGGGGGCACCTCTTCGTAACAGGTGTGCTGATGCACGCTGGCTATCTCGGTGGGGTGTGGGCCGCAGTGAAGGCCGGCATGGGTGCCGGCACCATCGCCCTGCTCGTCGGCTTGCAGCCGGTCCTGACGGCGCTCTGGTTGAGCCGCTCGCAGTCGCATGGCGAGGGCACTGCCGTTTCATGGCGGCAGTGGGTAGGCTTGCTGCTGGGCTTGCTGGGCCTCTTGCTCGTGGTGTGGCGCAAGCTCGGAGCGGGCGAGTTGTCGGCGCTGAACCTGTCGCTTGCGGTGCTGGCATTGATGGCCATCACGGCCGGCACGCTCTATCAGAAACGATTCGTCGCACCGTGCGATGTGCGGACTGCGAACATGGTGCAGCTGCTGGCGGCGCTCGCCGTGAGTCTTCCGCTTGCACTCCTCGAGACCGAGCCCATCGTGTTGCATCCGCACTTCGTTGGTGCTCTCGCATGGTCGGTCCTGGGGTTGACCCTTGGCGGAAGTTCGCTGCTCTATCTCTTGATCCAGCGAGGCGCGGCAACGCAGGTGACGAGCCTTCTGTATCTCGTGCCGCCCACCACCGCAGTGATGGCTTGGTTGCTTTTCAAAGAAGCATTGACGTTGCTCATGCTGGTCGGAATGGCACTCACTGCACTCGGTGTGTGGCTCGTCGCGCGCACCGAGGGAAAGCCCGAGGCGTGA
- the efp gene encoding elongation factor P translates to MKIAQEIRAGNVIMHGKDPMVVLKTEYSRGGRNAATVRMKLKSLLNNSGTEVVFKADDKMDQIILEKKECTYSYFADPMYAFMDAEYNQFEVEAENMGDAIQYLEEQMPVEVVFYEGKAISVELPTSLVREVTYTEPAVKGDTSGKVMKPAKLATGFEIAVPLFVETGDKIEIDTRTHEYRKRV, encoded by the coding sequence ATGAAGATCGCTCAAGAAATTCGCGCCGGCAACGTCATCATGCACGGCAAGGACCCGATGGTCGTCCTCAAGACCGAATACAGCCGCGGTGGCCGCAATGCCGCCACCGTGCGCATGAAGCTCAAGAGCCTGCTCAACAACTCGGGCACCGAAGTCGTCTTCAAGGCCGACGACAAGATGGACCAAATCATTCTCGAGAAGAAGGAGTGCACCTACTCCTACTTCGCCGACCCGATGTACGCCTTCATGGATGCCGAGTACAACCAGTTCGAGGTCGAGGCCGAGAACATGGGCGACGCGATCCAGTACCTGGAAGAGCAGATGCCGGTCGAAGTGGTGTTCTATGAAGGCAAGGCCATCTCGGTCGAACTGCCGACCAGCCTGGTGCGCGAAGTGACCTACACCGAGCCGGCCGTCAAGGGCGACACCTCGGGCAAGGTGATGAAGCCGGCCAAGCTGGCCACGGGCTTCGAGATCGCGGTGCCGCTCTTTGTGGAAACCGGCGACAAGATCGAAATCGACACCCGTACGCACGAGTACCGCAAGCGCGTCTGA
- a CDS encoding heme-dependent oxidative N-demethylase subunit alpha family protein: protein MAFDFASVSAPFRMQPGLRRLPPGATQLTPNAPGHRALREKLAVLGAYAGQALLCAPGFDPSPALQALSEHAAAEHPEAWSSLGAGHGHARWLGWSVREGQFEPHANAQADIGPCLHALPPPWRLPALLSLAFAEDFAVIDGRTAHIPWLAVCLPSGWAPEEKVGRHFAEVHAPVADNQRLVTASDHLARLVTGDERWSRDVWSITRHPRLHAHPARLDPAPWPATADARTLAERAFFRTEHQTFIPLPGLQQAVFTIHVTLTPLTQALASAAQAQQLHDALASMSDAVLAYRSLTDARGRLLEWLQARAAG from the coding sequence ATGGCATTCGACTTCGCGAGCGTCAGCGCCCCGTTCCGCATGCAGCCCGGCCTGCGCCGGCTGCCCCCCGGTGCGACACAGCTGACCCCCAATGCGCCGGGTCACCGGGCGCTGCGCGAAAAACTCGCGGTGCTCGGCGCCTACGCCGGCCAGGCTTTGCTCTGCGCGCCAGGTTTCGATCCATCTCCCGCGCTGCAGGCCCTCAGCGAGCATGCCGCCGCCGAGCATCCAGAGGCTTGGTCCTCCCTCGGTGCCGGCCACGGTCATGCCAGGTGGCTGGGCTGGTCGGTGCGTGAAGGCCAGTTCGAGCCACACGCCAACGCACAAGCCGACATCGGCCCGTGCCTGCATGCGCTGCCTCCGCCTTGGCGGCTGCCCGCACTGCTGAGCCTGGCGTTTGCCGAAGACTTCGCCGTCATCGATGGCCGCACCGCCCACATCCCCTGGCTGGCGGTGTGCCTTCCATCCGGCTGGGCGCCGGAAGAGAAGGTCGGGCGCCACTTCGCCGAGGTCCATGCCCCGGTGGCCGACAACCAGCGGCTGGTGACGGCCAGCGATCACCTGGCGCGGCTGGTGACCGGTGACGAGCGCTGGTCCCGTGACGTGTGGAGCATCACCCGGCACCCGCGCCTGCATGCCCACCCGGCGCGATTGGACCCGGCCCCCTGGCCCGCGACCGCCGACGCCCGGACACTGGCCGAGCGCGCCTTCTTCCGCACCGAGCACCAGACCTTCATTCCCCTGCCTGGACTGCAGCAGGCGGTGTTCACCATCCATGTGACCCTCACGCCGCTCACCCAAGCGCTGGCCAGCGCCGCCCAGGCGCAGCAGTTGCACGATGCG
- the uvrC gene encoding excinuclease ABC subunit UvrC, whose translation MSETEFPDQPEQGPAQDAVRERLLAEVAALPGLPGVYRYYDASEAVLYVGKARDLKKRVSSYFQKNHGGTRIGHMVSKIARMETTVVRSEAEALLLENNLIKSLDPRYNILFRDDKSYPYLKIVSHKFPRMAYYRGSVDRKHRYFGPYPSAWAVKESIQLLQKVFRLRTCEDTVFNNRTRPCLLYQIKRCSGPCVNYIGPEDYARDVANAERFLLGEQQEVMDALQSQMMAHSEALAFEKAAEIRDQIGALSKVLHQQSVEDNTGATTKDADILAVKVQGGRACVNLAMVRGGRHLGDRPYFPTHVDDATEMELEDGEARSSPEVQVLEAFIAQHYLESSVPPLLVLSHAVDKALIEALSVHSGTKVTAQHQPREQRRAWLDMCIQGAEIKLARLLSEEGSQQARTRALVEALDLAPDNLDTFRIECFDISHTAGESTQASCVVFEGHKMQSSQYRRYNIEGITGGDDYAAMRQVLTRRYSKLAAAAQAGEGRLPDLVLVDGGRGQVSMAREVFEELGLDISLIVGVEKGEGRKVGLEELVFADGRSKVYLGADSAALMLVAQIRDEAHRFAITGMRAKRASVRTGASVLEEIPGVGPKKRAKLLQRFGGARGVGHASVEDLASVDGISKELAEEIYRALH comes from the coding sequence ATGAGCGAGACAGAGTTCCCCGATCAACCCGAGCAGGGTCCTGCGCAAGACGCAGTGCGCGAGCGGCTGCTGGCCGAGGTGGCCGCCTTGCCCGGCCTGCCTGGTGTCTACCGCTACTACGACGCGAGCGAAGCAGTGCTGTATGTAGGCAAGGCGCGCGACCTGAAGAAGCGCGTCTCGAGCTACTTCCAGAAGAACCACGGCGGCACGCGCATCGGCCACATGGTCAGCAAGATCGCGCGCATGGAGACGACGGTCGTGCGCTCGGAGGCCGAGGCGCTGCTGCTCGAGAACAACCTCATCAAGTCGCTCGACCCGCGCTACAACATCCTCTTCCGCGACGACAAGAGCTACCCGTACCTCAAGATCGTGTCGCACAAATTTCCGCGCATGGCGTACTACCGGGGTTCGGTCGATCGCAAGCACCGCTATTTCGGTCCGTACCCGAGCGCGTGGGCGGTGAAGGAATCGATCCAGCTGCTGCAGAAGGTGTTCCGCCTGCGCACCTGCGAAGACACGGTCTTCAACAACCGCACACGGCCCTGCCTGCTGTACCAGATCAAGCGCTGCTCCGGCCCCTGCGTGAACTACATCGGCCCCGAGGATTACGCGCGCGACGTGGCGAATGCCGAGCGCTTCCTGCTTGGCGAGCAGCAGGAGGTGATGGACGCGCTGCAATCGCAGATGATGGCTCACTCGGAAGCGCTGGCCTTCGAGAAGGCGGCCGAGATCCGCGACCAGATCGGCGCCTTGTCCAAGGTGCTGCACCAGCAGTCGGTGGAAGACAACACCGGCGCGACGACGAAGGATGCCGACATCCTGGCCGTGAAGGTGCAGGGCGGTCGCGCCTGCGTGAACCTCGCGATGGTGCGAGGCGGACGCCACCTGGGCGACCGCCCGTATTTCCCGACGCATGTCGACGACGCGACCGAGATGGAACTGGAGGACGGCGAGGCGCGCAGCTCGCCCGAAGTGCAGGTGCTGGAAGCCTTCATCGCACAGCACTATCTCGAAAGCAGCGTGCCGCCCCTGCTCGTGCTGAGCCATGCGGTCGACAAGGCGCTGATCGAGGCCCTGTCGGTGCACAGCGGCACAAAGGTCACCGCCCAGCATCAGCCGCGCGAGCAGCGCCGGGCCTGGCTCGACATGTGCATCCAGGGCGCCGAAATCAAGCTGGCGCGGCTGCTGTCGGAAGAAGGCTCCCAGCAGGCCCGCACACGGGCGCTGGTGGAGGCGCTGGACCTTGCACCCGACAACCTCGACACCTTCCGAATCGAGTGTTTCGACATCAGCCACACCGCGGGCGAGTCGACGCAGGCGTCATGCGTGGTGTTCGAAGGCCACAAGATGCAGAGCTCGCAATACCGCCGCTACAACATCGAAGGCATCACCGGCGGTGACGACTACGCCGCGATGCGGCAGGTGCTCACGCGGCGCTACAGCAAGCTGGCGGCAGCGGCGCAGGCAGGTGAAGGGCGGCTGCCTGACCTGGTGCTGGTCGACGGCGGGCGTGGGCAGGTCAGCATGGCGCGCGAGGTCTTCGAGGAGCTGGGGCTGGACATCTCGCTCATCGTCGGCGTGGAGAAGGGCGAGGGCCGCAAGGTCGGCCTCGAAGAGCTGGTCTTCGCCGACGGCCGCAGCAAGGTCTACCTCGGGGCCGATTCCGCGGCCCTGATGCTCGTGGCGCAGATCCGCGACGAAGCCCACCGGTTCGCCATCACCGGCATGCGTGCAAAGCGTGCCAGTGTGCGCACCGGAGCCAGTGTTCTCGAGGAAATCCCGGGCGTCGGCCCGAAGAAACGTGCGAAACTTTTGCAGCGCTTCGGGGGGGCTCGTGGCGTTGGCCACGCCAGTGTCGAAGACCTCGCCAGCGTGGATGGGATCTCCAAAGAACTCGCAGAGGAAATCTATCGTGCGTTGCATTGA
- the pgsA gene encoding CDP-diacylglycerol--glycerol-3-phosphate 3-phosphatidyltransferase: MFFNLPTLLTWARIVAIPLIVGIFYLDLTAGTKNLVATVLFVVVALTDWADGYLARKLNQTSSFGAFLDPVADKFLVCASLLILVQLGRLESLVALVIIGREIAISALREWMAQIGASRSVAVHMLGKLKTTVQMVAIPFLLYHGSLFGVIDTQAWGTWLIYAAAVLTIWSMVYYLQKALPEIRAKVR; the protein is encoded by the coding sequence ATGTTCTTCAATCTGCCCACCCTGCTGACCTGGGCGCGCATCGTCGCGATCCCGCTGATCGTCGGGATCTTCTACCTCGATCTCACCGCGGGCACCAAGAACCTGGTGGCCACGGTCCTCTTCGTGGTGGTGGCCCTGACCGACTGGGCTGATGGCTACCTCGCACGCAAGCTCAACCAGACGTCTTCCTTCGGTGCCTTCCTCGACCCGGTGGCCGACAAGTTCCTGGTCTGCGCCTCGCTTCTGATCCTGGTGCAGCTCGGCCGACTGGAGTCGCTGGTCGCCCTGGTGATCATCGGCCGCGAGATCGCGATCTCGGCCTTGCGCGAGTGGATGGCGCAGATCGGCGCGTCGCGCAGCGTGGCGGTGCACATGCTCGGCAAGCTCAAGACGACGGTGCAGATGGTCGCGATCCCGTTCCTGCTGTACCACGGGTCCCTGTTCGGCGTGATCGACACGCAGGCCTGGGGCACCTGGCTCATCTACGCCGCGGCGGTGCTCACCATCTGGTCGATGGTGTATTACCTGCAGAAGGCTCTGCCGGAAATCCGCGCCAAGGTCCGCTGA
- the earP gene encoding elongation factor P maturation arginine rhamnosyltransferase EarP yields MQWDVFCQVIDNYGDIGVCWRLSADLASRGHAVRLWIDDPAAFAWMAPEGATGVTVLPWQASLEEAQPGDVVIEAFGCTVPDAFVARMAAATRPPRWINLEYLSAESYVERSHRLPSPQWQGPGKGLTKWFFYPGFTPATGGLLREPDLIAAHAHFNREAWLAAHGITPHEGERLVSLFSYENPAFESLLASLGKAPTLLLLAAGRTAPSRLPAQVRCQTLPYLRQPDYDRLLWSCDLNFVRGEDSFVRAQWAGKPFVWHIYPQADGAHAAKLDAFLDRFPHVPGLRALWHAWNGLGPWPLQTPEPSSADWTTPCRYWREQLLAQPDLTTQLVGFATEAG; encoded by the coding sequence ATGCAGTGGGATGTGTTCTGTCAGGTGATCGACAACTACGGCGACATCGGCGTGTGCTGGCGCCTGTCGGCCGACCTCGCGTCGCGTGGCCACGCGGTGCGCCTGTGGATCGACGACCCCGCCGCATTCGCCTGGATGGCGCCCGAAGGCGCGACGGGCGTCACGGTGCTGCCCTGGCAGGCCAGCCTCGAGGAGGCGCAGCCTGGCGATGTCGTCATCGAAGCCTTCGGCTGCACCGTGCCCGACGCTTTCGTTGCACGCATGGCCGCAGCGACGCGGCCGCCACGCTGGATCAACCTCGAATATCTCAGCGCCGAGTCCTACGTCGAGCGCAGCCACCGACTGCCTTCGCCGCAGTGGCAAGGGCCCGGCAAAGGCTTGACCAAATGGTTCTTCTACCCCGGCTTCACTCCGGCCACCGGTGGCTTGCTGCGTGAGCCCGATCTGATAGCCGCGCACGCCCATTTCAACCGCGAGGCCTGGTTGGCGGCGCACGGCATCACGCCCCACGAGGGTGAGCGCCTGGTGAGCCTGTTCTCATACGAGAACCCCGCCTTCGAATCACTGCTCGCCTCCCTCGGGAAGGCGCCCACCCTGCTGCTGCTCGCGGCCGGCCGTACTGCGCCGTCGCGCCTTCCCGCTCAGGTGCGGTGTCAGACCCTGCCCTACCTCCGCCAGCCCGACTACGACCGGCTCCTCTGGAGCTGCGACCTCAACTTCGTGCGCGGCGAAGACTCCTTCGTGCGCGCCCAGTGGGCCGGAAAGCCCTTCGTGTGGCACATCTACCCGCAGGCAGATGGTGCCCATGCCGCAAAGCTCGATGCCTTTCTCGACAGGTTCCCGCACGTGCCCGGATTGCGCGCGCTCTGGCACGCATGGAACGGCCTCGGCCCCTGGCCCTTGCAAACCCCGGAGCCCTCGTCCGCAGACTGGACGACCCCATGTCGGTACTGGCGTGAACAGTTGCTGGCGCAGCCGGACTTGACCACGCAGCTGGTGGGTTTCGCCACGGAAGCAGGCTAA
- a CDS encoding SurA N-terminal domain-containing protein — protein MFEFVRKHTRILQFVLVLLIFPSFVLFGIQGYSGLTEGGNATVATVGSRKIKQAELDAAHRRQVDMLRQQMPGIDVALFDTPQMKRNTLDGLVREQVMLAAAEKAGYVTTDDRLLREYMTDRQFDTFRRPDGSLNVQALEQALNAQGLTKQGYDQLKREELMMRQVQGGMVNTVVAPSTAVASAMDALFQQREVQLQRFDTKDYLSKVNPTDADLEAYYKNPAHAAEFQLPEKADVEYVVLDLETIKKGINVPEDELKKYYSENEKNYTTAEERRASHILIKAPSSMPAAERTQARAKADALLAELTKAPASFADVARKNSQDSSTAATGGDADLFIARGDTEKAYEDALFALKKPGELSPVVETKDGFFILQLKATRGGEKRPYESVRADIEQQRKNQLAQAEYAKAAADFGNVVYEQSDSLKPAVDKFKLELRTAKGVTRLPQQDASGPLGSKKLLDAIFNAEALRNKRNTEAVETAPNTLVSARVVNYQPAATPPLAEVKSRVREKVVAQQAAALARKEGEARLAELQKAPATDLGTPTKVVSRAQAQDVPRPVVDAVLKVPTVPAVEGVSLDDEGYVVAKVTKVLGRDPSTADAARASSSYAQAWASAEAQAYYAALKSRFKVEVHTPAAASAPTK, from the coding sequence ATGTTTGAATTCGTCCGCAAGCACACTCGCATCCTGCAGTTCGTGCTGGTGTTGCTGATCTTCCCGTCCTTCGTGCTCTTTGGCATCCAGGGCTACAGCGGCCTGACCGAAGGCGGCAATGCCACGGTCGCGACCGTCGGGTCTCGCAAGATCAAACAGGCCGAGCTCGATGCTGCGCATCGTCGCCAGGTCGACATGCTGCGCCAGCAGATGCCAGGCATCGACGTGGCGCTCTTCGACACGCCGCAAATGAAGCGCAACACGCTCGACGGTCTTGTGCGCGAGCAAGTCATGCTTGCCGCAGCCGAGAAGGCGGGCTACGTGACGACCGACGATCGCCTGCTGCGCGAGTACATGACCGACCGGCAGTTCGACACCTTCCGTCGACCCGATGGCAGCCTGAACGTGCAGGCCCTCGAGCAGGCACTGAACGCACAAGGCCTCACCAAGCAGGGCTACGACCAGCTCAAGCGCGAAGAGCTGATGATGCGCCAGGTGCAGGGCGGCATGGTGAACACGGTCGTGGCGCCGTCGACGGCGGTGGCTTCTGCGATGGATGCCTTGTTCCAGCAGCGCGAGGTGCAACTGCAGCGCTTCGACACGAAAGACTATCTGTCCAAGGTCAACCCGACCGATGCGGACCTCGAGGCCTATTACAAGAACCCGGCGCACGCTGCCGAATTCCAGCTGCCCGAGAAAGCCGACGTGGAGTACGTCGTGCTCGACCTCGAGACCATCAAGAAGGGCATCAACGTGCCCGAGGACGAGCTCAAGAAGTACTACAGCGAAAACGAGAAGAACTACACCACTGCCGAAGAGCGTCGCGCGAGCCACATCCTGATCAAGGCGCCGTCGTCCATGCCGGCGGCTGAGCGGACGCAAGCGCGCGCCAAAGCCGATGCGTTGCTCGCCGAGCTGACCAAGGCGCCGGCGTCCTTCGCCGATGTTGCACGCAAGAATTCGCAAGACAGCTCGACCGCTGCGACCGGCGGCGATGCCGATCTCTTCATTGCCCGAGGCGACACCGAGAAGGCCTACGAAGACGCGCTGTTCGCGCTGAAGAAGCCGGGCGAACTGAGTCCCGTCGTGGAGACGAAGGACGGCTTCTTCATCCTGCAGCTCAAGGCCACGCGTGGTGGCGAAAAGCGGCCCTATGAAAGCGTGCGCGCCGACATCGAGCAGCAGCGCAAGAATCAGCTGGCCCAGGCCGAATACGCCAAGGCGGCAGCCGACTTCGGCAACGTCGTCTACGAGCAGTCCGACAGCCTCAAGCCGGCCGTCGACAAGTTCAAGCTCGAGTTGCGCACGGCCAAGGGCGTCACCCGCTTGCCGCAGCAAGATGCGTCAGGCCCCCTGGGCTCCAAGAAGTTGCTTGATGCCATCTTCAACGCGGAGGCCTTGCGCAACAAGCGCAACACCGAAGCGGTGGAGACCGCGCCCAACACGCTGGTCTCGGCACGTGTCGTGAACTACCAGCCGGCGGCGACGCCGCCCTTGGCGGAGGTCAAGAGCCGCGTGCGCGAGAAGGTGGTGGCGCAGCAGGCTGCGGCCCTGGCGCGCAAGGAAGGCGAGGCCCGACTGGCGGAGCTTCAGAAGGCGCCGGCCACCGACCTGGGCACGCCGACGAAGGTGGTCTCACGTGCCCAGGCGCAGGACGTGCCTCGCCCCGTCGTCGATGCGGTTCTGAAGGTCCCGACGGTGCCCGCCGTCGAGGGCGTGTCGCTGGACGACGAAGGGTATGTGGTGGCCAAGGTCACCAAGGTGCTGGGTCGTGACCCGTCCACCGCCGATGCAGCCCGCGCCTCCAGCTCTTACGCGCAAGCCTGGGCGAGTGCCGAAGCCCAGGCGTACTACGCCGCGCTGAAGAGCCGGTTCAAGGTTGAAGTTCACACGCCTGCCGCAGCGTCTGCTCCGACGAAGTGA
- a CDS encoding ATP-binding protein — protein sequence MHPPGLSASVDSALPGASTLGAENSTLDSALIERSLAAEPLSRWMGWRLRLLVVAALIGCLATLLLARALGDIPQVDVGWRASGKGQLELASSALPVLKPHEGEAVVAMVAADGTRIKLDDLALRRASRWLVDDNQRNAHIAMQQAMASALQQGKVSLLFADGSSAEVPAEPRGIRALSPMFWLLCGLALIVYLVAMVVMLARPTLRNLLFALAALCQAGNLALIAIESSMSLGLPLPMPHWNLPAHATLDLLAGAALVHAAALHPRRLPAAGVIGWLVWLGTAAVSWALNHGALAAAWWWVQGSVALLGMGAIVLLSWSHMLEPHPFAIVTRRFATLATAAWLALTLAIAWSANHPLLQQQIAIVGPTLWSVLLGSLLVLLPFLSKSQQVMREFSLLAAISTIATALDLLFVAAFSLGQFASLTLALFLSLGLYSGARQWLLNQLSNQNVITTERMFEKLYRIAREVEAHPERTSSLLTQLLRDLFQPMEAGVIDKRYPTPRVAGAGSTLLIPVPELPHGDATEHGTIVIRFAHHGRRLFTSEDARLAERVVEQLRRAVAFDQAVEQGRNEERLRIAQDLHDDIGARLLTLMYKAQSPEMEDYVRHTLQDLKTLTRGLAAPSHPLSHAAAEWKADLTQRLAAAHITLGWSFSTDRDISLSVVQWSALTRVMRELVSNVISHSQARRVDVEFSLENDRLDLSVCDNGVGRNPKAWSHGLGLGGVRKRVKQLGGEVEWREVPTGGICCRVCVRQLSERAEPSAK from the coding sequence ATGCACCCGCCCGGCCTGTCCGCTTCCGTTGATTCGGCGCTGCCGGGCGCCTCGACCCTCGGCGCTGAAAACTCGACCCTCGACTCCGCTCTGATCGAGCGCAGCCTCGCCGCCGAGCCCCTGTCGCGGTGGATGGGCTGGCGACTGCGGCTGCTGGTGGTGGCGGCACTCATCGGGTGCCTTGCAACCCTGCTGCTCGCGCGTGCGCTGGGCGACATTCCCCAGGTCGACGTCGGCTGGCGCGCCTCGGGCAAAGGCCAACTCGAGCTCGCCTCCAGCGCCCTGCCCGTCCTCAAGCCCCACGAAGGAGAAGCGGTGGTCGCGATGGTGGCTGCCGATGGCACCCGAATCAAACTCGACGACCTGGCACTGCGGCGCGCCTCCCGCTGGCTCGTCGACGACAACCAGCGCAACGCGCACATCGCCATGCAGCAGGCGATGGCGAGCGCCCTGCAGCAGGGCAAGGTCAGCCTGCTCTTCGCCGATGGCTCCTCTGCCGAAGTGCCAGCCGAGCCACGCGGCATCCGGGCCCTCAGCCCGATGTTCTGGCTGTTGTGCGGGCTTGCGCTGATCGTCTACCTCGTGGCCATGGTCGTCATGCTGGCGAGGCCGACCCTGCGCAATCTGCTCTTCGCGTTGGCCGCCTTGTGCCAGGCCGGCAACCTGGCCCTGATTGCGATCGAGTCGAGCATGTCGCTGGGCCTTCCGCTGCCGATGCCGCATTGGAACCTGCCCGCGCATGCGACGCTTGACCTCCTGGCAGGCGCCGCCCTGGTGCACGCCGCGGCGCTTCATCCACGGCGGCTGCCTGCAGCAGGGGTGATTGGCTGGCTGGTCTGGCTGGGCACGGCCGCTGTGTCGTGGGCGTTGAACCACGGTGCGCTCGCGGCCGCCTGGTGGTGGGTGCAAGGCAGCGTGGCCCTTCTCGGCATGGGCGCGATCGTGTTGCTCAGCTGGTCGCACATGCTCGAGCCGCATCCGTTCGCCATCGTGACGAGGCGTTTCGCGACGCTCGCCACGGCGGCGTGGCTCGCGCTCACGCTTGCGATCGCCTGGTCGGCCAACCACCCCTTGCTGCAGCAGCAGATCGCCATCGTCGGGCCTACCTTGTGGTCGGTGCTTCTCGGCTCCTTGCTGGTGCTGCTGCCCTTCCTCTCGAAATCGCAGCAGGTGATGCGCGAGTTCTCGCTGCTCGCGGCCATCAGCACCATCGCGACGGCGCTCGACCTGCTCTTCGTCGCCGCGTTTTCGCTCGGCCAGTTCGCTTCGCTGACGCTGGCGCTCTTCTTGTCGCTGGGCTTGTATTCGGGCGCCCGCCAGTGGCTGCTCAACCAGCTGAGCAACCAGAACGTGATCACCACCGAGCGCATGTTCGAGAAGCTCTATCGCATTGCGCGCGAGGTCGAAGCCCATCCTGAGCGTACGTCGAGCCTGCTGACGCAGCTGCTGCGCGATCTCTTCCAGCCGATGGAGGCCGGCGTGATCGACAAGCGCTACCCGACGCCGCGCGTGGCCGGCGCCGGCTCCACGCTGCTGATCCCTGTTCCGGAGTTGCCTCACGGCGATGCGACCGAGCACGGCACCATCGTCATCCGCTTTGCCCACCACGGCCGACGGCTGTTCACGTCGGAAGACGCCCGGCTCGCAGAGCGGGTCGTCGAGCAGTTGCGGCGCGCCGTCGCGTTCGACCAAGCCGTCGAGCAGGGTCGCAATGAAGAGCGGCTGCGCATCGCACAGGACTTGCACGACGACATCGGCGCTCGCCTGCTGACACTGATGTACAAGGCCCAGTCTCCCGAGATGGAGGACTACGTGCGGCACACGCTGCAGGACCTGAAGACGCTCACCCGTGGCCTGGCCGCCCCCAGCCACCCGCTGTCACACGCGGCCGCCGAGTGGAAAGCCGACCTCACGCAGCGCCTGGCCGCCGCTCACATCACGCTGGGCTGGAGCTTCAGTACCGATCGCGACATCTCCCTCTCCGTCGTCCAGTGGTCGGCCCTGACCCGGGTCATGCGCGAACTGGTCAGCAACGTCATCTCGCATTCGCAGGCACGCCGCGTCGACGTCGAGTTCTCGCTGGAGAACGATCGCCTCGACCTCAGCGTTTGCGACAACGGCGTCGGTCGCAACCCCAAGGCCTGGTCCCACGGGCTCGGGCTGGGAGGGGTGCGCAAGCGCGTCAAGCAGCTCGGCGGGGAAGTGGAATGGCGCGAGGTGCCGACCGGCGGCATCTGCTGCCGGGTGTGCGTCCGCCAGCTATCGGAGCGCGCGGAGCCATCTGCCAAATGA